From a single Daphnia pulex isolate KAP4 chromosome 2, ASM2113471v1 genomic region:
- the LOC124188648 gene encoding 39S ribosomal protein L21, mitochondrial-like yields MAALMFRNVLSKLSQLQITPIKSLRPNGIISCTSSANYVLQAQAIEKCAIRMLRSEASNNFEGTKLNASQQTSAKPQQEVLENQHESEIAITKETIAKVNSQIELNSHGRLFAVIHLAGKQRRVTDGDLIMIEGAHPADVGDVIRAEKVLLLGSRDFTLIGRPLLRPDLVRVEATVVEKSLTHTKTVFRNRRRKNTRSINFCRSHFSIMRINCVRLEGLVDQRPEIEGVDGRIF; encoded by the exons atggCGGCCCTCATGTTTAGAAATGTGTTGTCAAAATTATCCCAATTGCAAATAACACCAATAAAATCTTTGAGGCCAAATG GTATCATAAGTTGTACTTCCTCTGCAAACTATGTTTTGCAAGCTCAAGCTATTGAGAAATGTGCGATCCGCATGTTACGTTCAGAGGCATCCAATAATTTTGAAGGAACAAAGTTAAATGCTTCACAACAAACCTCAGCAAAGCCACAACAAGAGGTCTTGGAAAATCAGCATGAATCTGAGATCGCCATCACCAAAG aaaCTATTGCAAAAGTCAACAGTCAGATAGAATTAAATTCCCATGGAAGACTTTTTGCTGTAATCCATTTGGCTGGCAAGCAAAGACGAGTGACAGATGGTGATCTCATTATGATTGAAGGAGCACACCCTGCTGATGTGGGGGATGTTATTCGTGCTGAAAAGGTTCTCCTCCTTGGCTCAAGAGATTTCACCTTGATAGGGCGACCTCTCCTTCGCCCTGATTTGGTGAGAGTAGAAGCCACTGTGGTTGAAAAGTCTCTCACACACACCAAAACTGTTTTTCGGaatagaagaaggaagaacacTAGAAGCATCAACT TTTGCAGAAGTCATTTCTCGATTATGAGGATCAACTGTGTTCGCCTTGAGGGTCTGGTTGACCAGCGGCCCGAAATCGAAGGTGTCGATGgcagaattttttga
- the LOC124188647 gene encoding uncharacterized protein LOC124188647: MEVDQIWNIFESQGLKLPDYLIKLLLCSGYDNLQSLCKLTSHQLIEELENYATDCLDASDLGFSESEAKYYFSNRTMKFNILPGHKHLLVTAAEMATKLIQHSDNEDECEFEKLPIENDQSIMVEEKPSQHNGLHFLSEFSSLGSRNKTPKSTTPANSHSEPIASVEEEQNSLIEFLKTWIARKILSGLLAPFLFDVDYRVQVYRPKSSNQSSRTDIYSFVCLRCNTTIRAFKRPNGQNWNAANVCRHITTVHFLATSKSPKKLNYHVSSLSTPPLSDSSPNEQDPLN; this comes from the exons ATGGAAGTTGATCAGATCTGGAATATCTTCGAAAGTCAGG GCCTGAAGCTGCCAGACTATCTGATCAAACTACTTTTGTGCAGTGGATATGATAATCTACAATCTCTATGTAAATTGACCTCTCACCAACTAATTGAAGAATTAGAAAATTATGCAACAGATTGTTTGGATGCTTCTGACTTGGGCTTCTCTGAATCTGAAGCAAAATATTACTTCAGTAATCGAACAATGAAATTTAACATTCTCCCAGGACACAAGCATCTACTTGTTACTGCAGCTGAAATGGCCACAAAGCTGATACAACATTCTGACAATGAAGATGAATGTGAATTTGAGAAATTACCTATAGAAAATGATCAATCAATAATGGTAGAGGAAAAACCAAGTCAGCACAATGGTCTACATTTTCTTTCAGAGTTTTCTTCTCTTGGAAGTCGTAATAAAACTCCAAAATCTACTACACCAGCAAATAGTCATTCTGAGCCGATTGCATCGGTCGAAGAAGAGCAAAATTCGTTGATAGAATTCCTAAAAACATGGATCGCTCGGAAAATTCTATCAGGACTCTTAGCACCCTTCCTTTTCGATGTTGACTACAGAGTACAAGTATATCGACCGAAATCGAGCAATCAGTCAAGTCGGACAGACATTTATTCGTTTGTCTGCCTTCGCTGCAACACCACGATAAGGGCATTCAAGCGACCAAATGGTCAGAATTGGAATGCTGCAAATGTTTGCCGCCACATTACCACCGTTCATTTTCTGGCAACATCAAAAtcacccaaaaaattaaactacCACGTCTCAAGCCTTTCGACGCCGCCCCTCTCCGACTCGTCGCCAAATGAACAAGATCCTcttaattaa
- the LOC124188645 gene encoding probable phosphoglycerate kinase, with amino-acid sequence MSLKKVSIDSVPLSGQRVLIRVDFNVPMKNGAITNTQRIVAALDTVKYALEQGAKSVVLMSHLGRPDGHKEDKYSMKPVAPVLKELLNREITFLEDCVGADVEAACADPAQGSVILLENLRFHVEEEGKGVDAAGNKIKAAKEDVQKFQESLRRLGDVYINDAFGTAHRAHASMLGTGFDVRASGFLLKKELAYFAKALDNPERPFLAILGGAKVADKIQLIGNLLDQVNEMIIGGGMAYTFLKVINGMQIGNSLFDEEGSKIVKDLVAKAEKNGVKLHLPVDFTCADKFAEDAATQSASVESGIPEGWMGLDCGPNTIAHFVDPIQRAKTIVWNGPVGVFEFEKFATGTKAVMDAVVLATQNGATTIIGGGDTATCAAKWGTEDKVSHVSTGGGASLELLEGKVLPGVAALSDA; translated from the exons atgtcTTTGAAGAAAGTTAGCATCGATTCAGTCCCATTGTCTGGACAACGAGTTTTGATTAG GGTGGACTTCAACGTTCCCATGAAAAATGGAGCCATTACTAATACCCAGCGCATTGTTGCAGCTCTTGATACTGTTAAATATGCACTTGAGCAAGGAGCTAAGAGTGTTGTTTTAATGTCTCACTTGGGTCGCCCTGATGGTCATAAGGAAGACAAGTATTCAATGAAACCCGTTGCACCAGTTCTTAAGGAATTGTTGAACAG GGAAATCACTTTCCTGGAGGATTGTGTTGGAGCTGATGTAGAGGCTGCCTGTGCTGACCCAGCCCAAGGCTCAGTCATTCTTCTTGAAAACCTCCGCTTccatgttgaagaagaaggcaaAGGTGTTGATGCTGCTGGAAATAAG ATAAAGGCTGCTAAAGAGGACGTTCAAAAATTCCAAGAGTCCCTGCGCCGGTTGGGTGATGTTTACATCAACGATGCTTTCGGAACAGCTCACCGAGCTCATGCCTCGATGTTGGGAACGGGATTCGATGTTCGAGCGTCCGGTTTCCTCTTGAAGAAGGAGTTGGCTTATTTCGCCAAAGCACTTGATAACCCTGAACGTCCATTCCTGGCTATTCTTGGTGGTGCTAAAGTTGCGGATAAAATCCAGTTGATTGGCAACTTGCTTGACCAAGTTAACGAAATGATCATCGGTGGTGGCATGGCGTACACTTTCCTGAAAGTCATCAACGGCatgcag ATCGGTAACTCGTTGTTCGACGAGGAAGGATCCAAAATAGTCAAGGATTTGGTAGCCAaagcagagaaaaatggaGTGAAGCTTCATCTTCCTGTCGACTTTACTTGCGCAGACAAGTTTGCTGAGGACGCTGCTACACAGTCCGCCAGCGTTGAGTCTGGAATTCCCGAAGGTTGGATGGGCTTGGATTGTGGACCAAATACAATTGCACACTTTGTAGACCCAATCCAAAGAGCCAAAACAATTGTTTGGAACGG ACCTGTGGGAGTCTTTGAATTCGAGAAATTTGCCACTGGTACAAAGGCTGTCATGGATGCTGTTGTTCTTGCGACCCAAAACGGCGCCACTACTATCATTG GTGGAGGAGACACAGCGACCTGCGCTGCCAAATGGGGAACAGAGGACAAGGTTAGCCATGTCTCTACTGGAGGTGGAGCCTCTCTAGAGTTGTTGGAAGGCAAAGTTCTGCCAGGCGTCGCCGCGCTTTCTGATGCATAA